CGCACCCGCGCCGCCCGCTTCGCCACCCGCCACCACGCGTCCGCGCTGCGCTCGTGCGGGCGCAGCAGGCTGACCGCCGCGCCGTCGAGCGCTTTCCGCCCGCTGGTGCGCAACTCCGTGCTCTGCCCGACCACCGCGTGCCAGCAGCGGCCGGTGTCCAGCCAGCTGGTCAGCGCCTCCACCGGCTTGCCGTCGACCACGATCGCGCCGGAGAACGCCGAGAGCGGCACTCCGGAAGCCGCGTTGGCCGTGCCGTCCACCGGATCGGCCACCAGGGTCACCGCGGAGCCGTTGTCGACGAAGCCGATCTCCTCGCTGAGCAGGTTGATCCGGTGCGCTTCGGCGACCTCGGCGATCGCCGCCTCCACCAGCAGGTCCAGCCGCATCGATGCGGTGCCGTCGGCTCCGATCGACGACGTCTCGGCGAGCTGCTTCCGGTCGAAGCGGGCCCGTGCGTCGCGGAAGGCAGCCGACGCCGCTTTGGCCGCCGACGCGAGGACCGCGTGCGCCGCGGTGGGGATCTGCGGATCCGGCACCGACCACCCGATCACGCCGCACCTCCCGGCAGGACGGCGCGGACCTGCGGCCACCGGCCGCTCGGATCGACGAGCGCCAGGTCGGCGCGGAGGCCCGGTTCCAGGCGGCCCCGGTCGGCCAAGCCCGCGACCTCGGCCGGACCGGCGGTCACCAGGGCGAGCGCGGCGGGCAGCCCGAGGTCGTCGACCAGCCGGAACACCGCGGCCAGCAGGCCCGACGGCAGGTAGTCCGAGGCCAGCGCGGTGACCAGGCCGCGGCAGGCGAGCTCGCGGGCCGAGACGTTCCCGGCGTGCGAGTGTCCACGTAGGACGTTCGGGGCGCCCGCGACGACCGGCAGCCCGTGCTCGCGCGCCGCGACGGCCGCCGCCGTGGTGGTCGGGAACTCCGCCACCGCACCGCCCCTGGTGCACAGCGCGCCGATCTCCTCCGCCGACTCCGGGTCATGGCCGAGCAACCGGATTTCGCCTGCCCTGGCGAGTTCGCCCAGCCAGGCGAGGTTGTCCTCGCGCACGTCGAGCAGCTCACCGCGCTCGGCGATCATGTCGGTGACGTGCTGCTCGGCCTCATCCGGCGTCAATCCGTCGGCACCGACGAGATAGCGCTCCAGCTGCCGCCGGTCGACGTACTGACCGATGCCGGGCGTGTGGTCCTCGTGCGACACCAGCGCACCGCGGTCCGCGACGGCCAGCTCCGCGGCCAGCGCTTTCGCGCCTTCCGCCGACCGCACGTCCAGGCGGTACAGCACGCGGTGGTCCACCGGCCCGGCTCCCCTGGCGCGCACGGTCTCGCACAGCTCCGCCGCACCGCCGACCGTGCGCTCCGTCCCGCGCGAGGTCTTGTGCTGGAACGCCGCGCCGTGGAACACCGTCGTGACGGCCGCCGCGCGCAGCTTGCCCTCCAGCGACAGCAGCGCGAAATCCCAAGGCAGCACAGCGGAAGGCCGCGGCATGCGCTCCCGTTCCAGCGCGTCGCTGTGCACGTCGATCAGCCCGGGGATGCACAGCAACCCGCCGCCGTCGACGTCGCACGACGCACCCGCCGGGTGGTCCTCCACCGCCTCGATCCGCCCACCGCGCACCACGATCCGGCTGTCATCGGTGACCCGTTCCGGCAGCACCGCGCGCACGTGCCCGAGCACGTAGTCCTGCGGCGTAGCGGCCAACGACCAGCTCTGAACCCCCACTGCGCTGCTCATGCCGGGACCACCTCCGCGTCACGAACTCTCGTGAGTGCGAAACCGGGCTGGAACACTGTTACGCACTCACGACCTCCGATGCTCATGCCGCCAGCACCTCCTCGGCCGTGCCGGAGCGAACGATCCGGCCATCTGCCATCTCCACCACGCGGGTTGCCAGGCGGCGGATCGCGTCGAGGTCGTGGAACACCGCCAGCACCGCCACGCCCTGGTCGGTCAGGGACGCGATCAGCTCCAGCGCGCGTTCGCGGTTGGCCGGGTCCAGCGCCGAGACCGGCTCGTCCAGCAGCAACAGCCGGGGCGGCCGGACGGTGCCTGCGGCGAGGTTGACCCGCTGCCGCTCGCCGCCCGACAGGACACCGCAGTCCACGTCCCACAGCGCCTCGTCCAGGGCCAGCCGGCGCAGCGACTCAGCTGCGGCGTCGCGCGCTTCGGCCCGGTCCAGACCTCGGCGGCGGGCCGCTGCCGCGACGACCTCCAGCGGCCCGGTGCGCGGCGGTGCGGAGAGGAACTGCGAGACGTAGCCGAGCTGCCTGCCGCGCAGGCGGGCGAGGGTTCGATCCGGCAGGCCGACGAGATCCACCGGGCCGTCGTCGGTGTGCAGCACCACCGAACCGGCGTCGGGCAGGTAGCTGCGCTGGGTGCAGCGCAGCAGGCTGGACTTGCCCGCGCCGCTCGGCCCCGCGATGGCCACGTGCTCGCCGGCGTGCACGTCGAGGTCCACGCCGCGCAGCGAGACCACGGTGCGGCCGTCGATGGTGTGCAGCGTGAAGGTCTTGCGCAGACCGCGCACGGTCAACACGGTTTCCACTGTGGACTCACCTCCGGGCGGCCGCGACGAGCCGCTGCGTGTAGGGGTGGTGCGGGTCGGCGAAGAGCTGGTCGGTGAGGCCGCGCTCGACGACCCGGCCGAGCTGCATCACCAGGCTGCGGTCGGTCAGCGCCTCGATCACGGCGAAGTCGTGGCTGACCACCACCGCCGCGATGTCCCGCTC
This portion of the Saccharopolyspora antimicrobica genome encodes:
- a CDS encoding inositol monophosphatase family protein, giving the protein MIGWSVPDPQIPTAAHAVLASAAKAASAAFRDARARFDRKQLAETSSIGADGTASMRLDLLVEAAIAEVAEAHRINLLSEEIGFVDNGSAVTLVADPVDGTANAASGVPLSAFSGAIVVDGKPVEALTSWLDTGRCWHAVVGQSTELRTSGRKALDGAAVSLLRPHERSADAWWRVAKRAARVRILSTTCLEAMLVAEGSTDAFADADSDTHRIVDLVAAMVVVPGAGGAVLDVHGRPLEIAPDLRRRWSGVVAATPELAEELAATIRGSVSAGQGP
- a CDS encoding alpha-D-ribose 1-methylphosphonate 5-triphosphate diphosphatase; translation: MSSAVGVQSWSLAATPQDYVLGHVRAVLPERVTDDSRIVVRGGRIEAVEDHPAGASCDVDGGGLLCIPGLIDVHSDALERERMPRPSAVLPWDFALLSLEGKLRAAAVTTVFHGAAFQHKTSRGTERTVGGAAELCETVRARGAGPVDHRVLYRLDVRSAEGAKALAAELAVADRGALVSHEDHTPGIGQYVDRRQLERYLVGADGLTPDEAEQHVTDMIAERGELLDVREDNLAWLGELARAGEIRLLGHDPESAEEIGALCTRGGAVAEFPTTTAAAVAAREHGLPVVAGAPNVLRGHSHAGNVSARELACRGLVTALASDYLPSGLLAAVFRLVDDLGLPAALALVTAGPAEVAGLADRGRLEPGLRADLALVDPSGRWPQVRAVLPGGAA
- a CDS encoding ATP-binding cassette domain-containing protein encodes the protein METVLTVRGLRKTFTLHTIDGRTVVSLRGVDLDVHAGEHVAIAGPSGAGKSSLLRCTQRSYLPDAGSVVLHTDDGPVDLVGLPDRTLARLRGRQLGYVSQFLSAPPRTGPLEVVAAAARRRGLDRAEARDAAAESLRRLALDEALWDVDCGVLSGGERQRVNLAAGTVRPPRLLLLDEPVSALDPANRERALELIASLTDQGVAVLAVFHDLDAIRRLATRVVEMADGRIVRSGTAEEVLAA